In the genome of Streptomyces sp. SAI-127, the window CCTGGAGCGGATCCGGCGGGTGGATCCGCAGCTGTGCGCGTTCGCCGAGGTGTGGGAGGAGGAGGGGCTACGGCGGGCACGCGAGGTCGACCTCCGTGTCGACGCGGGTGAGCGGCCGCCGCTCGCCGGGGTGCCGCTCGGGGTGAAGGGTCGGCACGGGCTGCGCGGCGCGGCACCGCTCCTCGCGGCCGGATGCGTCCCGGTCGGCGCGACCTCCGTGCCCGGTCCCGGAACTCCCTGGCAGACCTGGGGACTCGGCGCCCACGGCCGTACCGTGAACCCCTGGCGCGCCGACCGTACCCCGGGCGGCTCCTCGGCGGGCTCCGCGGCCGCGGTGGCCGCGGGACTCGTCCCGATGGCGACGGGGAGCGACGGGGCGGGGTCGGTACGGATCCCGGCGGCGTGGTGCGGGGTGATCGGCCTGAAGACCACGAACTCCGGCCGCTTGGCTACCGATACCGATGCCGATACCGAGTCGGACGCCGATAACGACCGCACGATCACCCGCTCAGGCTCCCTCGGCGCCAACTCCGGCCGGCCCAACCTCACCACCCCCGGCATCCTCGCCCGCCACGCCGCCGACGCCGCCGCCTACTGGCACGCGATCTCTGCCGACGGGGAGGGGGACGGGGACGGGGACCTGTATGGCCACGGGGCCATTTACGGGGACGGGGGCCTCACCGAACCCCCCGCCGCCCTTCCCTTCACCGCCGTCTGGTCCCCCGATCTCGGCTTCGCCGACCCCGACCCCGACATCGTCCGGATCACCCGCGCGGCGGCCGGGCGGCTGGCCGACGCCGGTGTCGTACGGCTGGCTCCGCCCCGCACCCCCCTCCGCCTGCACGACCCCGCCCCCGCCTGGCTCGCCCTGCGCACCCCCGGTTCCGACCTGCGGGACGCCGACCGGATCCGGGCCGCCAACGACCATCGCCTCCACGAGCTCTTCGACCACACCGACCTGCTGCTGACGCCCACGACCCCCCATCCGCCGCACGGTCACGAAGGCCCTGGTGAGCGCTACTCCACCGCCCTCACCTGGGCGTTCAACCTCAGCGGGCACCCGGCACTCAGCCTCCCGGCCGGCCTCGGCCCCGACGGCTGCCCGGTCGGACTGCAGCTCGTGGCCCGGCACGGCGGCGAAGCGCTGCTGCTGGAGGTGGCGCGGGCGGCACCGGCGTACATCTGAGGCTCACCCCTGGACAGGTAATTGCGCACGCATATAATGCATGTGCGAGTATTTGACGTACGCCGATCACCGCCATCTCCGCCGATCATCCGAGGGATCTCCATGACACGCCGTTTCCTGTTCGTGCTCGGCAGCAGCCGCAGCGACGGCAACACCGAGCTGCTGGCCCGCCGGGCCGCCGAGCAACTGCCCCCTGATGTCGAGCAGCAGTGGATCGACCTCACGGAGCGCCCGTTGCCCGACTTCGAGGACCTCCGCCACGACACCGACCACGTGCGTCCGACGATCGGCAACACGGCGCTGCTGTTCGATGCGACGCTCGCGGCGACGGACATCGTGATCGCTTCTCCGCTGTACTGGTACTCGGTCTCCGCCCACGTCAAGCGCTACCTGGACCACTGGGCCGGCTGGCTGCGCACTCCGGGCGTCGAGTTCAAGGCGACCATGGCGGGGCGCACGCTGTGGGGGGTCACCGCGCTGGCCCACGAGGAGGCCGAGGTCGCCGACCCGCTGGTCGGCACCCTCAACAACTCGGCCGCGTACATGGGCATGCGCTTCGGCGGGGTGCTGCTCGGCAACGGCAGCAAGCCCGGTGACGTGCTGAGGGACACCGAGGCCCTCGCCCGCGCGAAGACGTTCTTCGAGCAGGAGGCCCCGCTCGCGCGGTTCCCCTATGAACAGCTCACGCCGTGATGTCCTTCGCCATGAACCTCGCCCACGCCGCCGAGCCGAACACCGCCGCGTACAGGGCCTGCAGGCCGAGGTTCTTCACCAGGTCGTCCCAGTAGACCGGTTCGCGCATCAGGTCGGCGAAGGACAGCCAGTAGTGGGAGAAGAAGTACGGCTGAAGAGCGTGCAGCTGGGGGATCTGGTCGAGGATCTGGACCGTGATCAGCAGGCCGACCGTCGTGGCCATCGCCGCGATGCCGCTGTTGGTGAGCGTGGAGACGAACAGTCCCAGTGCCGCCACCCCGGTCAGTGACGCGGCCACCACCAGGGCGATCAGCAGGGCTCTTCCCAGGCCCTCCGCGAAGGTGATCCGGGTGCCGGAGATCGTCGTCAGGTCGCCGAGCGGGAAGAGGATCGCCCCTACCGCCAGCGCCGAGAGGGCGACCACGAGGGTGGCGACCAGGCAGAAGGCCATCACCGTCGTGTACTTGGTGAGGAGCAGACGGGTGCGGCCCGCCGGGGCGACCAGGAGATAGCGCAGGGTGCCGGCGTTGGCCTCGCCCGCGATCGCGTCGCCCGCGATGACGCCGATGGACATCGGGAGGAAGAAGGGGAGGGTCGCGGCGAGGGCGGTGAAGACCAGGAAGAGGCCGTTGTTCGTGATCTGCGAGATGAAGGCGGGGCCGCCACCACCACCGCCGGCCGAGCCGCCGTCGCCGGTCTCGATCTTCACCGCGATGCCTACGAGGATCGGGACGGCTGCGAGTACGGCCAGCAGGGCGAGGGTTCGCCAGCGGCGGAAGGTGGTGAGCAGTTCGTTGCGGAAGAGGGTGGCCCGGAAGGTCGTACGGCGGCTGCGGGCCGGTTGTGGATGAAAAGCCCCTGCTTCAGCCTGCGACATCGAAGCCCTCCCCCGTCAGTGCCACGAAGGCGTCCTCCAGGGAGGCTCGCTCGACACCGAAGCCCCGTACCCGTACTCCCGCTGTCACCAACGCGGCGTTGATCGCGGCCGGTTCGCCTTCCGGAGGGTCGGACGTCACCCGGTCCTCGTCGATGACCACGTCACCGACCCCCTGTTCCTTGAGAACCCGCGCCGCGTCCGCCGTGTCCGGTGTCGTGACCACCAGCCTGCCCCTCGCCCCCGCCGCCAGGTCGCTCACCGAACCCTGGGTGATCAGGCGGCCCTGGGCCATCACGGCTGCGTGGGTGCAGACCTGTTCGATCTCGTCGAGGAGGTGGGAGGAGAGGAAGACGGTGGTGCCGTCCGAGGCCAGCTCCCTCACCAGGGAACGGATCTCGCGCATGCCCTGCGGGTCCAGGCCGTTGGTCGGTTCGTCCAGCACCAGGAGTCTGCGGGGCTGGAGCAGGGCCGCCGCCAGGCCGAGGCGCTGTTTCATGCCCAGCGAGTACGCCTTCGCCTTCTTGCCGGCGGCGGCCGCCAGGCCCACCCGGTCCAGGGCCGCTGCCACGCGGGCGCCCCGGGTGCGGGGGTCGGCGGTCGGGTCCGCGGCGTCGTAGCGGATGAGGTTGTCGCGGCCGGAGAGGAAGCCGTAGAGGGCCGGGCCCTCGATGAGCGCGCCGACGTGCGGGAGTACGGTCCGGGAGGCGCGCGGCATGGGGTGGCCCAGGACACGCGCCGAGCCGGAGGTCGGTGCGATGAGGCCCATCAGCATGCGGATGGTGGTGGTCTTGCCGGAGCCGTTAGGGCCGAGGAAGCCGAAGACGCTGCCCGCCGGGACGGTCAGGTCGAGACCGTCCACGGCGAGCTGTCCGCCGCGGTAGCGCTTGGTGAGGGCGTGGGTGTGGATGACGCCGTCACCCGCGCCCTCGCCCGCCCCCTCCGGATCCGGCTCCGTGGCGGACGGCTGGTCCATCGGCTCCCTCGATTCGTCGTGCCGAGTCCTACTTCGCCGCGTCGGCCGCCTTCACCAGCGCGTCCTTGGTGACCGCGCCGACGTAGACCTTGCCGTCGTCCGTGATCAGGGCGTTGATCAGGCGGGTCTTGAAGACGGTGCCCTCGCCGAACTTGCCGGAGACCTTGTCGCCGAGCGAGTCCAGGAAGCCGCCGACGTCACCGCCGACCTCGGAGCCGGACGGGACGCCCTGGCCGCCGGTGTCGAAGGTGGCGATGGAGTCCCAGCCGTCCCCGATGACGTTCAGACCCTCGGGGCCCTCCTTGCCGAGCTCGGGGGCCGAACCCTTGCCGAAGTCCCCGGGGCGCTCGGAACGCTCGGAGTGCTCGGGCGCCTTCGCGGCGTCCCCCTCCTCGACCTTCGCGCCCTTCGGCGGAGTGAAGTCGAAGGTCGAGGCGGCCGGCTTGGCGAAGCTGACCTGGGTGAAGCCCGCGTCCACGACGGCGGAACCGCCGCTCGCCGGCGTCAGCGTGAACTTCAGCGGCAGCCCGGTCTTCGAGTCCACGGCCACGGTGATCTGGCCGACCGTCGACCCTTCGTCCTTGGGCTTGATGACGAGCCGGTAGGCGTCCCGCCCCGCGACCTGCGCGGTGCCCTCCACCGTCACCGACGTGGTCTTGTCGGCGGCCTTGAGAGCCTCCTCGGCGAGGTCCTTGGGCGTGGCCGGGAGCTCTTCCTTCTGCTTCCCGTCGCGCTCGAGAGGCCGTGGTGTGGAAGACCGAGTTGGACTTGCTGTCGTAGCCCCAGACGTCCTTGCCGTTGTGGATGAGGCTGTACTCGGCCGCGTTCTCCAGCAGCGAGACCTTCTGCTTGTTCTCGCCGTCGGCCGCGACACGCAGCGTGTGCGTGCCGGAGGCCAGCTCGGTCAGCTTGGTGGAGGGGTCGGCGGAGGAGCCGTCGCCCGAGCCGGAGGGCCCGGCGGCGGAGCCGAGCGAGCTCTCCAGGCCGCCGAGGTCCGGCAGCCCCAGATCCGTGGTGATCTTCACCGTGCCGGACAGCTGCTGTACGTCCGATGCGGCGATCTTCTCGATGAGTTCCTGTGCGCTGATCTTCGGCAGGTCGGGATCGCCGGAGTCGGCGAGCGCCGGGACGAGCCCGATCGTCGCCGCCGCGATGCCCACCACCGTGGCCGGCACGACGTATCGCGCGGCCTTGCGGCGGCGCGCGGAGCGCAGCTCTTCGGCGTCCGCGGCGGTCGCGTTGTCGTCGGATTCGTACGGTGCCATGTGTGCCTTACCTCCGTCGTCGGCGGCGGCTGTCAACTCCCGTGCGTCCACCCTGTAGCCGCCATTCTCACCCGAATCGGTGAGGAGTGGTGTTTTCTGTGATGTCCATCTGACCAAATCGGCCATGAGCATGCGTCAGCCCTCGGGGCCAACTCCATGTACACCTGGGGTATGACACGACATGCGGACGCCCCCTACTACCCGTAGGGGGCGCCGCTCTGCCGAAAGGTCAGCAGGCCTCAGCCCGCGCGATGCACCACCGCGTCGCACAGCTCCATCAGCGCCGCCTTCGCATCGCACTCCCGCAGCGGGGCCAGGGCCGCGCGCGCGTCCTCGGCGTACCGCACGGTGTCCTTGCGGGCCTGCTCCAGTGCGGGGTGCGTACGCAGGGCGGCCAGCGCCTCCGCGTGCCGGGCGTCGTCCGTGAGGTCGGAGTCGAGCAGCTCGCACAGGGCGATGTCCTCGGCCAGACCGAGGCGGGCGGCCCGCTCGCGCAGCCGCAGCACCGGCATCGTGGGGATGCCCTCGCGCAGGTCCGTGCCCGGCGTCTTGCCGGACTCGTGGGAGTCGGAGGCGATGTCCAGGACGTCGTCGGCGAGCTGGAAGGCGACGCCGAGGCGCTCGCCGTACTGGGTCAGGACGTCCACGACCGTCTCGTCGGCGCCGGACATCATCGCCCCGAAGCGGCACGAGACCGCGACCAGCGAGCCCGTCTTGCCGCCGAGCACGTCGAGGTAGTGCTCGACCGGGTCCCGGCCGTCCTGCGGCCCGGCGGTCTCCAGGATCTGGCCGGTGACCAGGCGCTCGAACGCCTCCGCCTGCACCCGGACCGCCTCCGGCCCGAGGTCGGCCAGGATGTGCGAGGCGCGGGCGAACAGGAAGTCGCCGGTCAGCACGGCCACCGAGTTGCCCCAGCGGGTGTTGGCGCTGTCGACACCCCGTCGGACCTCGGCCTCGTCCATGACGTCGTCGTGGTACAGCGTCGCGAGGTGGGTCAGCTCCACCACCACGGCCGACGGCACCACGCCCGGCGCATAGGGGTCCCCGAACTGGGCGGCGAGCATCACGAGGAGCGGACGGAACCGCTTTCCACCCGCGCGCACCAGATGCTGGGCGGCCTCCGTGATGAAGGGAACCTCACTCTTGGTGGCCTCGAGCAATCCCTCCTCGACAGCCGCCATTGCGGCCTGGACATCGGCTTCCAGAGCCTGGTCCCGCACGCTCAGCCCGAACGGCCCGACGACGGTCACGAGGGGTCTCCTGTCTGCTGGTGTCCCACTGGCGGTTATACGGAATGTCGATACGTCGCTGCCATCACTCAAGTCAGCGTATCCGGTCATCTTTGGATCACCGATAGCGCCCGCCCCGTCCATGCCAGGCGGTATCGGATCACGACCGGTATGTTTTTGATCACCTGAAAAGAAGGGATATCTATCGACTTGTAGGGAAGTAGCCGCCCGTGTCCCGAACCGAGGTCGAGATCGCGACGACGGCCGCCGCGGCCTGGCTGCGCCGCACCATGCACCCGGTGCTCTGAAACCGACGGGACTCCACCGATGCACATCCGTACGTCCTTCCCCTACGAGACGACCCACGACGACGTCCGCATCCCGCTGCCGGACGGGACGCTCCTGTACGCACGCGTGTGGCGGCCCCTCACCCCCGAACCGGTACCCGCGATCCTCGAATACCTGCCGTACCGCCTCACCGACTGGACCGCTCCCCGCGACTGGCAGCGCCACCCCTGGTACGCGGGCCACGGTTACGCCTCCGTGCGTGTCGATGTGCGCGGGCACGGCAACAGCGAGGGCGTGCCGGGCGACGAGTACTCCGCGACCGAGCTCGCCGACGGGGCCGAGGTCGTCGGCTGGCTGGCCGCGCAGCCCTGGTGCGACGGCCGGGTCGGCATGTTCGGCATCTCCTGGGGCGGCTTCAACTCCCTCCAGGTCGCGGCCCTGGCACCCGAGCCGCTCAAGGCGGTCGTCACGGTCTGCTCCACCGACGACCGCTACGACAACGACGCGCACTACATGGGAGGTTCCGTCCTCGCGGTGGACATGCACGCCTGGGCGGCGACGATGCTCGCCTTCGCCTCCCGGCCGCCGGATCCGCTCCATGTCGGCGACGTGTGGCGGGACATGTGGCTGGGACGGCTCGAACAGGTCGACCCGTTCCTCCACACCTGGCTCGACCACCAGACGCGCGACGTCTACTGGCGCGCCGGCAGCGTCTGCGAGGACTACGGCGCGATCGTCGCGGCCGTCCTCGCGGTGGGCGGCTGGCACGACCCGTACCGCGACACGGTCCTCAGACTCGTCGAGCACCTGCCCGTCGAGCGCGTACGGGGGCTCATCGGTCCGTGGTCCCACCAGTACCCGGACCGCGGCCTGCCGCCCGGCCCGGCGATCGGCTTCCTCCAGGAGACCCTGCGCTGGTGGGACCAGCACCTGAAGGGCGTCGACACCGGCGTCATGCGGGAACCGCTCCTGAGGGCCTACGTGAGCGACTCCCACCCCCCGGCCACGGTCTACGACACCCTGCCCGGCCGCTGGGTCGGCGAGCCGGCGTGGCCTTCCCCGAACGTGACGACGGTGTCGTACGGCCTCCAGGGTCCCCCCGTCCTGGTCCGCTCCCCGCAGCACACGGGCGTGGACGCAGGCCGTTTCTTCCCGGTCGGGAACGACGCCGACCTGCCGCCGGACCAGCGGGAGGAGGACGCGCGTTCGGCCTGCTTCGAGTTCGCGGTGGGTGTGGAGACGTGGGTCCTCGGACGGCCGCGGGTGCGGCTCAGGGTGACCTCGGAGGTGACGCGCGGGCAGGTCGTCGCGCGGCTGTGCGATGTCGCCCCGGACGGGTCGTCGACCTTGGTCACGCGGGGCGTGCTGAACCTCTCGGCACGCCATGGGCGGGACCGGGCCGTGCCCTGGGAGCCGGGCGCGACGCAGGAGGTGAGCTTTGAACTGAACGGCGTCGGGCACGCCTTCCCGCCCGGCCACCGCATCCGGCTCGCCGTCTCCTCGGCGTACTGGCCGTGGATCTGGCCGCAGCCCGGTTCGCAGGCGGGATTCGCGCTGGAGCCTGCGGGGAGCTTCCTCGAACTGCCGGTACGCGCGCGTGAAGCCTCCTCGGACATCGCGTTCGAGGAGCCGGAGCAGTCCGAGCCGCTCGGCGTGAGCCACCCCGCGACCTTCGACGAGCCGCGCCCCGAGCGCCTGGTCGTCCGTGACGTGGCCAAGGGTGAGTGGCGTCTCGAGGTCGACCCGCGGTACGGCGGCACGCGCGTGTACCCCGACGGTCTGGAGTGCACCGAGGACGCGCTGGAGACGTACACGATCGACGAGAACGACCCGCTGTCCGCCCGCACCCGCTCGGACTGGTCGATCCGGCTGCACCGCCCGGAGCTCGGCTGGGACGCGACCGTCCGGACCCGCTCGGAGATCACCTGCGACGCGACGGACTTCCACACCTCGAACGAGGTCGTCTGCACCGACGGCGGCGAGGTGGTCTTCCACCGGACATGGGAGAAGCGGATCCCACGGACGGCCGGTTGACCACGAGTTGGGCACTCTTGACCGTTTTACACCTCTTGCGCTCGGCTGTGACTTGGCCCACGCGGACAGGCGGACGGACGCCGATCCGGAATCTGCCGATCCACCTTTGCCGAAACCTCAGTTGAGGCTTGGCGACCGCAAAGGATCAAGTGCCCCAAATGCCTCCTACCAAGGTCAATAGGCATCGCATGTGAATTCGCCACTTGTTCCGGACATGTGCTCTCGCATACGTTCCCGGCCTGTCGGGCGGACGCCGAATCCTGCCACCGCCCGTACACCCACCGAGAAACCAGGGCAGGAGCGGGGGACCCAGGTAAGCCGCCGGACCGGGCGTCTTCGGACATACCGGTACGGCTTGGGGTGAAGTCACGCCTTTCGTAGGCGTGTCCGGGCAACTCCAGCCCGAACCCGACAGCTCACCTCGCAGGCGCCGGAGAGGAACTTCGCCATGTCCGCTGCCGCTCAGCACCGACGTACCCGTACCAGCCGTCTCGTCCGCAAGCTCGCCGTCGCCGGCACCGGAGCCGCCGTACTCGCGCTCCCCCTCATCGGCGCGACCAGCGCGTCGGCGGCCACCCCGCCCATGCAGACCGCGGCCACGCTCGGCTACCCCAACACCCTGGACGGCTGGATCCGCGCCTCCCTCGCCGTCATGGCGGAGCACGGGATTCCCGGCTCCTACGACGGCATCTACCGCAACATCATCCGTGAGTCCTCCGGCAACCCCTGGGCCATCAACAACTGGGACTCCAACGCGGCCGCCGGCACCCCCTCCAAGGGCCTGCTCCAGGTGATCGACCCGACCTTCAACGCCTACCACGTGGCCAACACGTCGTGGGACCCGTACGACCCGGTCGCGAACATCACCGCGGCCTGCAACTACGCGGCCCAGCGGTACGGGTCCATCGACAATGTCTGGGGCGCCTACTAGGCCTCGGGAAACAGTCTTTCGAGGACGACGGCGATGCCGTCGTCCTCGTTCGACAGGGTCACCTCGTCGGCCACGGCCCGGAGTTCGGGGTGCCCGTTGGCCATCGCGACGCCGTGGGCCGCCCAGTCGAACATGGGGATGTCGTTGGGCATGTCCCCGAAGGCGATCGTCATCTCCGGCCCCAGGCCCAGGTGTTCGGCGGCCAGCGCGAGGCCCGTCGCCTTGGTGATGCCACATGGCTGGAGTTCGACGGTCCCGGGCCCCGACATGGTGACCGTGGCCAGCGAGCCCACCACCGAGCGCGCCGTCACCGCCAACTCGTCGTCGGACAGGTAGGGATGGCGCAGCAGCACCTTGCTGATCGGCTCGCACCACAGGTCGTCGCGCCGGCCCACCCGCACGGCCGGCAGGGTCGGATGGGGCATCAGATATCCCGGCTCGATGAGCGTGAGCCCGTCGACACCGTCCTGGTCGACGGCCGCGTACACCTGTCCGACCTCGGCCTCGATCTTGCCGAGCGCGGTCTCGGCCAGCTCCCGGTCCAGGGTCACCGACCACAGCAGACGGTCGGCGCCGGCGTCGTACACCTGCGCGCCCTGCCCGCACACCGCGAGCCCCGTGCTGCCCAGGTCGTCGAGCAGCGGCCGCACTCTGGGTGCCGGCCGTCCCGTCACGACGAGATGCTGGGCCCCACCCGCGGCCACCCGTGCGAGCGCGGCCAACGACCGGTCGGAGAGGGTGTCGTCGGCGCGCAGCAGCGTGCCGTCCAGGTCGGTGGCGATGAGTGAATATGCGGGGGAGGCGGCCATGATCAGAGAATACGGATGGTTGGCCCCCTGCGACTCGACGCGAACCGGACGGCTGCTGCTTTCACATCCGTTGACCGCAGTTCCGGTTCCTGGGCATGTCCCGTGCGGCTCCGCCCTGTTGACGCGGCGGCCGGCCGGGGAGCGGTGCGGAACGGCCAGGCCGGCGTGCGCCGCGTCGCCGTGCCCCCACCTGCGTCGTACGGCTCACCCGTCACACCGCGCCGCCGGCGGAACGCCTACGCCGAGTCCCGGACCACCAGTTCGGTCGGGAGGATCACCCCGGCCGTGTCCTCGCCGGCGATCTGGGCGAGGAGCATGCGGACCATCTCGGCACTGATGCGGTCGAAGGGCTGGCGCATGGTGGTGAGGGCGGGGGCGCCGGCGGTGGCCGCGGGTGAGTCGTCGAAGCCGCCCACGGTGATGTCGCCGGGGACCGAACGCCCGGCCTGCTGAAGGACGTTGACGACACCCAGGGCCATGAGGTCGGAGGCGACGAAGACGGCGTCCATGTCGGGGGCCTGGGCCAGCAGGCGGCGGGCCGCCCGTTCACCGCCGCTGCGCCGGAAGTCGCCCTCGACCACGAGCGCCGGGTCGTAGGGCAGGCCCGCCTCCGCGAGCACGTCCCGGTAGCCGGCCAGCCGGTCGGGGCCGCCCGGCATGTCCAGCGGCCCGGTGACCATGCCGATACGGCGCCGGCCCCCCGTGAGCAGATGGCGGACCATCTCCTGCGCGCCCTCGCGGTCGGCGGCCGCCACGTAACTCACCTTGGAGCCGAGCCCTATCGGCTTGCCGCAGACCACCAACGGGATCCCGGCGTCGTGGAGTTCGGCGGCGACCGGGTCGCCGCTGTGGTTGGAGAGCAGCAGCACGCCGTCGACATGACCCGAAGTGATGTACCGGGTCAGCCGGCGCCGGTCGTCGTCGCTCTCGGCCAGCATCAGCAGCAGCGGGATGTCGTGCTGGGCGAGCCGCTCGGTGCAACCCCGCAGCAGGACGTTGAAGTTGGGGTCCTCGAAGAACTTCTCCTGGGGCTCCGTCAGCAGGAACGCCACCGAGTCCGACCGGCCGGTACTGAGGCTGCGCGCATGCCGGTTGACCACGTAACCGGTCTTCCTGATGGCGGCCTCCACGGCCCGCCGGGCGGCGGGCGAGACGTAGTGGCCGCCGTTCAGGAAGCGGGAGACGGTGCCCCGCGAGACGCCCGCCTCCCGGGCCACGTCGTGGATGGTCGGAGGCCTTCGGCGTCCGTTCGCGCTGGTGGTCATGTTCCTCGTTCGTGAAAGGGGGTCCGGGGCCTCAGGCCTTGACCGAGCCGCTGAGCAGGTCCAGGGACCAGAACCGCTGGATCACCAGGAAGAGCCCGATCAACGGGAGGATCGCGAGCAGACAGCCGGTGATGACCAGGGTGTAGAGGGCCGGCTGCGAGGCGCCCTGCGCGAGCAGCGTGTAGAGGCCGAGGGTGATCGGGAACTTCTCGTCGTCGGCGAGCATCACGTAGGGCAGCAGGAAGTTGTTCCAGATGCCGACGAACTGGAAGAGGAACACCGTGATCAGGCCCGGCATCATCATCGGTACGGCGATCCGCGAGAAGATCCTCCACTCGCTCGCGCCGTCCATGCGGGCCGCCTCCATCAGCTCGGCGGGCACCGAGGCGGACGCGTAGATGCGGACCAGGTAGACGCCGTACGGCGAGAGGATCGACGGCAGCAGCATCGACCAGTACGAGTCGGCCATGCCCAGCTTCGACAGCAGCAGGTACTGCGGTACGGCGAGCACGATGGACGGCACCAGGACGCCGGCCAGGATCATCTTGAAGATGGCCTCACGGCCCCGGAAGGCGAACCGGCCGAGCGCGTAGCCGCCGGCGGCGGAGACCGCGGCCGAGAGCAGGGCGCCGAAACCGGCGTAGAAGGCCGAGTTGGCCATCCACTTCCAGAAGATGCCGTCGCGGTAGTCCGTCAGGTCGCTCAGGTTCTGGAGGAAGCCGCTGCCGGGGGCGAAGGTGAAGGTGGAGAAGAGTTCCGACCGGTCCTTGGTCGCCGCGATGACCACCCAGGCGATGGGGATCAGGCAGTACAGGGCGCCGAGGACGAGCACGATCGTCGGTACCCAGGCCGTACGCCGTGCTTTGGCGGCCCTGCCGGTGGTGTCGGCGGTGAGGGTGAGGGGGGTCATGCCCGGTCCTCCCGGGTGTAGCGGTCGGAGATGCGCAGCAGGGTGAAGGAGAGGACGAACGTGGCCAGGGCCAGGACGACCGCGGTGGCGGAGGCACCGTAGATGTCGGACTGCAGGAAGGCCTTGTCGTAGATGGCCATCAGGGGGCTCCACGAGCTGGGCAGACCGTTGGTCAGGGGCTTGAGGGCCATCGGCTCGGTGAAGACCTGGAGGGTGGCGATCACCGAGAAGAAGAAGGTGAGCACCAGGGAGGGCATCACGATCGGGATCTTGATCTTCAGGGCGATGTCGAGGTTCGACGCGCCGTCGATCCTGGCCGCCTCGTAGATGTCCGGCGGGATCGCCCGCAGGGCGGTGTAGATGACGATCATGTTGAAGCCGGTGCCGCCCCAGACCGCGATGTTCGCGAAGGAGAGGTAGAGGTTGCCGCCGTCGAACAGGTCGGGCTGCGGGAGGCCGAACTTGTCGAGCAGGTAGTAGAAGGGGCTGACGTCCGGCAGGTAGAGGAAGCCCCACATCAGGGCGGCGATGATGCCCGGCACCGCGTAGGGCAGGAAGATCATCAGCCGGGCGAAGGGCGCGCTGCGCGCCTTCGGGGTGTCCAGCATCAGCGCGAACAGCAGCGCGAGGCCCAGCATGGTCGGGATGACGATGAGGCCGTAGCCGGCGGCGCGCAGCACGCTGTCGCCGAACTCGGAGTCCTTGAGGACGTCGGTGTAGTTGCCGATGCCGTTCCAGACCTGTGAGCGGGCACCCTTGCCGAGGCCGATGCCCTTGACCTGGACCCTGTGCAGGCTCAGCCAGATCGCGTACCCGATGGGCACCACGGTGAAGGCGGCGAAAAGGGTCAGGGTGGGCACCAGGAACCAGTACGGTGCGCTGCGGCCACGGCGGCGGGGGCGGCTGGGGCGGACGGACTGGGCGGCGCCGGTGCCGTCCGCCAAGGGCCCGACCTCGGTGAGGTCGGAGCCCTTGAGCGGAGCGCTGGTCATGCCTCGGTCACCTCGAAGCCCTGCTTCTTCATGTCGGCGAAGGTCTTCGACTGCACGGTGGCCAGGGCCGAGTCGAACTGGGACTCCTTCTTCGCCTTGGTGGCCTTGCCGAACGCGTCCTGGAAGGTGGTGTAGGCCGTGTTGACGTTGGGGCCCCAGGCTGCGGCGGCGGTGGTCGCGGCGATCTCG includes:
- a CDS encoding carbohydrate ABC transporter permease codes for the protein MTPLTLTADTTGRAAKARRTAWVPTIVLVLGALYCLIPIAWVVIAATKDRSELFSTFTFAPGSGFLQNLSDLTDYRDGIFWKWMANSAFYAGFGALLSAAVSAAGGYALGRFAFRGREAIFKMILAGVLVPSIVLAVPQYLLLSKLGMADSYWSMLLPSILSPYGVYLVRIYASASVPAELMEAARMDGASEWRIFSRIAVPMMMPGLITVFLFQFVGIWNNFLLPYVMLADDEKFPITLGLYTLLAQGASQPALYTLVITGCLLAILPLIGLFLVIQRFWSLDLLSGSVKA
- a CDS encoding transglycosylase SLT domain-containing protein — encoded protein: MSAAAQHRRTRTSRLVRKLAVAGTGAAVLALPLIGATSASAATPPMQTAATLGYPNTLDGWIRASLAVMAEHGIPGSYDGIYRNIIRESSGNPWAINNWDSNAAAGTPSKGLLQVIDPTFNAYHVANTSWDPYDPVANITAACNYAAQRYGSIDNVWGAY
- a CDS encoding LacI family DNA-binding transcriptional regulator codes for the protein MTTSANGRRRPPTIHDVAREAGVSRGTVSRFLNGGHYVSPAARRAVEAAIRKTGYVVNRHARSLSTGRSDSVAFLLTEPQEKFFEDPNFNVLLRGCTERLAQHDIPLLLMLAESDDDRRRLTRYITSGHVDGVLLLSNHSGDPVAAELHDAGIPLVVCGKPIGLGSKVSYVAAADREGAQEMVRHLLTGGRRRIGMVTGPLDMPGGPDRLAGYRDVLAEAGLPYDPALVVEGDFRRSGGERAARRLLAQAPDMDAVFVASDLMALGVVNVLQQAGRSVPGDITVGGFDDSPAATAGAPALTTMRQPFDRISAEMVRMLLAQIAGEDTAGVILPTELVVRDSA
- a CDS encoding CocE/NonD family hydrolase; its protein translation is MHIRTSFPYETTHDDVRIPLPDGTLLYARVWRPLTPEPVPAILEYLPYRLTDWTAPRDWQRHPWYAGHGYASVRVDVRGHGNSEGVPGDEYSATELADGAEVVGWLAAQPWCDGRVGMFGISWGGFNSLQVAALAPEPLKAVVTVCSTDDRYDNDAHYMGGSVLAVDMHAWAATMLAFASRPPDPLHVGDVWRDMWLGRLEQVDPFLHTWLDHQTRDVYWRAGSVCEDYGAIVAAVLAVGGWHDPYRDTVLRLVEHLPVERVRGLIGPWSHQYPDRGLPPGPAIGFLQETLRWWDQHLKGVDTGVMREPLLRAYVSDSHPPATVYDTLPGRWVGEPAWPSPNVTTVSYGLQGPPVLVRSPQHTGVDAGRFFPVGNDADLPPDQREEDARSACFEFAVGVETWVLGRPRVRLRVTSEVTRGQVVARLCDVAPDGSSTLVTRGVLNLSARHGRDRAVPWEPGATQEVSFELNGVGHAFPPGHRIRLAVSSAYWPWIWPQPGSQAGFALEPAGSFLELPVRAREASSDIAFEEPEQSEPLGVSHPATFDEPRPERLVVRDVAKGEWRLEVDPRYGGTRVYPDGLECTEDALETYTIDENDPLSARTRSDWSIRLHRPELGWDATVRTRSEITCDATDFHTSNEVVCTDGGEVVFHRTWEKRIPRTAG
- a CDS encoding sugar ABC transporter permease codes for the protein MTSAPLKGSDLTEVGPLADGTGAAQSVRPSRPRRRGRSAPYWFLVPTLTLFAAFTVVPIGYAIWLSLHRVQVKGIGLGKGARSQVWNGIGNYTDVLKDSEFGDSVLRAAGYGLIVIPTMLGLALLFALMLDTPKARSAPFARLMIFLPYAVPGIIAALMWGFLYLPDVSPFYYLLDKFGLPQPDLFDGGNLYLSFANIAVWGGTGFNMIVIYTALRAIPPDIYEAARIDGASNLDIALKIKIPIVMPSLVLTFFFSVIATLQVFTEPMALKPLTNGLPSSWSPLMAIYDKAFLQSDIYGASATAVVLALATFVLSFTLLRISDRYTREDRA
- a CDS encoding HAD family hydrolase, translated to MAASPAYSLIATDLDGTLLRADDTLSDRSLAALARVAAGGAQHLVVTGRPAPRVRPLLDDLGSTGLAVCGQGAQVYDAGADRLLWSVTLDRELAETALGKIEAEVGQVYAAVDQDGVDGLTLIEPGYLMPHPTLPAVRVGRRDDLWCEPISKVLLRHPYLSDDELAVTARSVVGSLATVTMSGPGTVELQPCGITKATGLALAAEHLGLGPEMTIAFGDMPNDIPMFDWAAHGVAMANGHPELRAVADEVTLSNEDDGIAVVLERLFPEA